One Paenibacillus sp. FSL W8-0186 genomic window carries:
- a CDS encoding YheC/YheD family protein, whose translation MGQDRVGILLNSSMYRGIPQRKTGQESIANYEEAARANGFIPCFLRLGDIDTGSNRCVAYVQDGYDYVKKTIPTPRVIHNRALYKDAGSHRKINSLISQGVCIFNVNNRYGKNVIHRILQEDPRLSEYLPETVEASPASLRRMMSEYDDLVLKPVRGSVGYGIMRIQRDDAAWKLMYPGRTKRGWITDRIAKENVPAWLHRRFVQTPYLIQQRIPLAEYDARPLDLRVTVQRGAFGTWGITGMFVKIAPKNSFLSNLGKGGQPYPIEVLAQCLPPKTVPDILCHVEYVSLSIAKHLSSRLPLLADLGIDIGLTENGQLYFIECNGRDQRYGFRKAGLTGIWKDTYQRPMDFARYLYDRDKIQD comes from the coding sequence ATGGGGCAAGACCGTGTCGGTATTCTGCTAAATTCCAGCATGTACCGGGGAATTCCCCAGCGTAAAACCGGCCAGGAATCAATAGCTAATTATGAAGAGGCGGCGCGGGCGAACGGATTCATTCCTTGCTTTCTGAGATTAGGGGATATCGATACCGGATCAAACAGATGTGTTGCGTACGTACAGGATGGCTACGATTATGTCAAAAAGACGATCCCTACGCCGAGGGTCATTCATAACCGTGCTCTCTACAAGGACGCAGGCTCGCACCGTAAAATCAACTCCCTTATATCACAAGGGGTTTGCATCTTTAACGTAAACAACCGTTATGGAAAAAACGTCATCCACCGTATCTTGCAGGAGGACCCTCGTCTATCAGAATATCTTCCGGAAACTGTGGAAGCTTCTCCCGCTTCTCTGCGAAGAATGATGTCGGAATACGACGATCTTGTGCTGAAGCCTGTACGAGGATCGGTTGGCTACGGAATTATGAGAATCCAGCGGGACGATGCGGCCTGGAAATTAATGTACCCCGGCAGAACAAAAAGAGGGTGGATTACGGACAGAATCGCCAAAGAGAACGTTCCGGCATGGCTTCATCGCAGGTTCGTCCAAACCCCCTATCTCATACAGCAGCGCATTCCGCTTGCTGAATACGATGCCAGGCCGCTGGATCTGCGCGTTACCGTTCAGCGGGGCGCTTTCGGCACATGGGGCATCACTGGGATGTTCGTCAAGATCGCTCCCAAGAACAGCTTCCTCTCTAACCTTGGCAAAGGGGGACAGCCATATCCCATAGAAGTGCTGGCGCAATGTCTTCCGCCAAAAACGGTACCCGATATCCTTTGCCATGTAGAATATGTTTCGCTCTCTATTGCGAAGCATTTATCCTCACGCCTCCCTCTGCTCGCAGACCTCGGGATCGACATTGGCTTGACTGAGAATGGGCAGCTCTATTTCATCGAATGCAATGGCAGAGATCAGCGTTACGGTTTCAGAAAGGCCGGATTGACAGGCATTTGGAAAGATACGTATCAGCGGCCTATGGATTTCGCGAGATATTTATATGACCGAGATAAAATTCAAGACTGA
- a CDS encoding glycosyltransferase family 2 protein, whose product MSETKLTSIIIPTHNGLSLLVSCIESIRRHTEVPYEIIVVDNGSTDGTQEYCIQEGLTFIALPTNEGFPAACNRGLAIASGDQLLLLNNDVNVTPQWLSNMLLALYSAEDVGIVGPVTNYASGRQQVDVVWETQEEFMQIACRHNRSNPAKWLEAQRIVGLCFLFKRKLWEIVGQFDERFSPGHYEDDDYCYRARQHGFRLIISGDTLVYHAGSASFASANPGGWNDLIESNRQKFIDKWGIDPWIYL is encoded by the coding sequence ATGAGCGAGACAAAGCTGACCAGCATCATTATCCCGACTCACAACGGATTGTCATTGCTAGTCTCCTGCATCGAATCGATCCGCCGGCATACCGAAGTTCCGTATGAAATTATCGTCGTCGACAACGGATCTACGGATGGGACGCAGGAATATTGCATTCAAGAAGGTCTTACATTTATAGCGCTGCCTACAAACGAAGGATTTCCGGCAGCATGCAATAGAGGGCTTGCCATTGCTTCCGGCGACCAACTGCTGCTTCTGAATAACGATGTCAACGTAACACCGCAATGGCTGTCCAACATGCTTCTTGCGCTTTACAGTGCGGAAGACGTAGGAATTGTGGGGCCGGTTACGAACTATGCGAGCGGACGCCAGCAAGTGGATGTTGTATGGGAGACACAGGAAGAGTTCATGCAAATTGCATGCAGGCATAACCGCTCAAATCCGGCCAAGTGGCTCGAAGCCCAGCGTATTGTCGGCCTGTGCTTCTTATTCAAACGAAAATTGTGGGAAATCGTCGGACAGTTCGACGAGCGATTCTCGCCAGGGCATTACGAGGATGATGATTACTGCTACCGTGCCCGTCAGCATGGCTTTCGGCTGATTATTAGCGGGGATACACTCGTATATCATGCAGGAAGCGCCAGCTTTGCGTCAGCAAATCCAGGCGGCTGGAACGATTTGATCGAGAGCAACCGCCAGAAATTTATCGATAAATGGGGGATCGACCCATGGATATATCTTTGA
- a CDS encoding sugar phosphate nucleotidyltransferase produces the protein MKGVILAGGTGTRLHPLTRIINKHLLPVGSYPMISYGIERFRQAGIKDILLVIGKQSAGLYTNYLGSGESLGVNLTYRIQETAGGIAEALNLAHSFIVPGEKFVVLLADNLFLDDLTPYIQSFMKQGHGSARVLLKPVDDPRRYGVPVFDQSRPELISYIEEKPAKPKSNYSVTGIYMYDDVVFDRIHAISRSARGELEITDVNNLYARDGKLEYDILQLWWGDAGTFESLLEAGVRMRGVLP, from the coding sequence ATGAAAGGCGTCATTTTGGCGGGTGGAACGGGAACCCGCCTTCACCCGTTGACTCGAATCATAAATAAACATCTTCTTCCGGTCGGGAGCTATCCGATGATAAGCTATGGCATCGAACGGTTCCGGCAAGCAGGTATAAAGGATATTCTTCTTGTGATTGGCAAGCAATCTGCTGGACTATATACCAATTATTTGGGTAGCGGGGAGAGTCTGGGGGTAAACCTGACATATCGCATACAGGAAACCGCTGGCGGCATTGCCGAGGCTCTAAATTTGGCTCATAGCTTTATTGTGCCCGGAGAGAAGTTTGTTGTGCTCTTAGCGGATAATTTATTTTTGGATGACTTGACGCCCTATATTCAGAGTTTTATGAAGCAAGGCCACGGAAGTGCGAGAGTGCTGCTTAAACCGGTTGATGATCCTAGAAGGTATGGGGTTCCGGTGTTTGACCAGTCACGTCCCGAATTGATCTCCTATATTGAAGAGAAGCCGGCAAAACCGAAATCCAACTATTCCGTGACGGGAATCTACATGTATGATGATGTGGTCTTTGATCGAATTCATGCGATCAGCCGTTCTGCCCGGGGCGAGCTGGAAATTACCGATGTGAACAATTTATACGCTAGAGATGGGAAGCTGGAATACGATATTCTCCAATTATGGTGGGGAGATGCAGGAACATTCGAATCATTGCTGGAGGCTGGGGTGCGAATGAGGGGGGTGCTTCCTTAA
- a CDS encoding glycosyltransferase family 4 protein, whose product MSRVKVAVITPGTFMIPSGHSSSVERVIEKVASLAASELDIRIFGLSDGQVQSPGSPAAIPCFRMPGGRLYLTSLLRHLRKWHPDRIDVHNRPLLAYQLKSRLPMAKVFLTFHSTTFFSASYQSAAGMRCLLDKVDRIIVNSEFLHKELRRRFPSLQTPVSVNPLGVSLEDFTPRWTSPGEYLRQARLADLGWRQRKIILFIGRLLPSKGVHHLLKALPAVLQQEKDAMLVIVGGAYYGINRESQYVRRLKRMAESLGDRVAFLPYAPYPSVADWYNLADLVVVPSGEEEAFGLVNVEAMASAVPIVASRAGGIPEVVIDGESGMLLPPASMPKDLAKGIVALLGSEEMRKKMGRAGRELARRRFRWQHTSARWVRLMQGQEANR is encoded by the coding sequence ATGAGCAGAGTAAAAGTAGCCGTCATTACGCCAGGAACCTTTATGATTCCATCAGGACATAGCAGCTCCGTCGAACGGGTAATCGAGAAGGTGGCTTCATTGGCTGCAAGCGAACTGGATATTCGAATATTCGGCTTATCGGACGGCCAGGTCCAGAGCCCGGGGAGCCCGGCAGCTATCCCTTGCTTTCGCATGCCTGGCGGCAGGCTATATTTAACTTCGCTGCTGCGCCATTTGAGAAAGTGGCATCCTGACCGAATCGATGTTCATAATCGTCCATTGCTTGCTTACCAATTGAAGAGCAGGCTGCCTATGGCCAAGGTATTCCTGACCTTTCATTCAACGACTTTTTTTTCTGCCTCCTATCAGTCGGCTGCAGGGATGCGCTGTTTATTGGATAAGGTGGATCGAATCATCGTGAACAGCGAATTTTTGCACAAGGAGCTTCGGCGGCGTTTTCCATCGCTCCAGACGCCGGTTTCCGTTAATCCACTGGGGGTAAGTCTCGAAGATTTCACGCCACGGTGGACTTCGCCCGGTGAATACTTAAGACAGGCCAGGCTTGCGGATTTGGGGTGGAGGCAACGTAAAATTATTCTGTTCATCGGCCGCTTGCTGCCTTCCAAGGGAGTTCATCATTTGCTCAAGGCTCTGCCTGCAGTCTTACAGCAAGAGAAGGATGCGATGCTCGTTATTGTAGGCGGCGCATATTATGGGATCAACCGGGAGAGTCAGTATGTCAGGCGCTTGAAAAGAATGGCGGAGTCGCTTGGGGATAGAGTGGCGTTTCTCCCGTATGCACCTTATCCAAGCGTTGCCGATTGGTATAACTTGGCCGATCTTGTCGTCGTCCCGTCCGGGGAAGAAGAGGCCTTTGGTTTGGTCAATGTTGAGGCGATGGCTTCGGCGGTTCCCATCGTGGCCAGCCGGGCTGGAGGCATCCCCGAAGTCGTCATTGACGGAGAATCGGGAATGCTCCTTCCGCCGGCTTCTATGCCCAAGGATCTGGCGAAGGGCATTGTTGCTTTGCTTGGCAGCGAAGAGATGCGCAAGAAGATGGGGCGGGCAGGCCGGGAGCTGGCGCGCCGCAGGTTTCGCTGGCAGCATACTTCGGCCCGTTGGGTCCGCTTGATGCAAGGCCAGGAAGCAAACAGGTAG
- a CDS encoding ECF transporter S component codes for MQNAVQRKGGRGLKLSDLLVTIFVSIVLGVVYYFWSAVYNLFSFFPQADELVYGMWFMASTLVFLLIRKPGVALIAEIAAAHVSILFGSEWGIQLVMYSVLQGLGAELVFAAFRYKNYSASVAALAGVAAAVGSLIPDIYYGYIQDYQTWLLIAKYGMRAISSALICGYLAYAIVKAVEATGVTNLLRPVEDKDYAALDD; via the coding sequence ATGCAAAATGCAGTACAAAGAAAAGGCGGTCGGGGGCTGAAGCTGAGCGATTTGCTCGTAACGATTTTCGTCTCAATCGTCCTGGGAGTAGTTTATTATTTTTGGAGCGCGGTTTATAATCTGTTCTCGTTTTTTCCACAGGCGGATGAGCTTGTCTACGGTATGTGGTTCATGGCGTCGACGCTGGTATTTTTACTGATTCGCAAGCCTGGCGTAGCTCTAATCGCTGAAATTGCCGCCGCGCACGTATCGATATTGTTCGGCAGCGAGTGGGGCATACAGCTTGTCATGTACAGTGTGCTCCAAGGGCTGGGCGCCGAATTGGTATTCGCGGCATTCCGCTACAAGAACTATTCGGCATCGGTGGCGGCTTTGGCGGGTGTAGCCGCAGCGGTAGGTTCGCTGATCCCGGACATTTATTATGGATATATCCAGGATTATCAAACCTGGCTGCTGATTGCCAAATACGGCATGCGCGCCATCAGCTCTGCCCTGATTTGCGGATACTTGGCATATGCAATCGTGAAGGCAGTAGAGGCTACGGGGGTAACCAATTTGCTGCGTCCTGTTGAGGATAAAGATTATGCGGCGCTGGACGATTAA
- a CDS encoding glycosyltransferase: MLRKRKLARRSARQIPYYKRPNWRVTNHPNPAVSIIVPAMNERNTIKGVLYEAHRVHPRSEVIVVANGSTDGTESLARRCGARVIAVAEPLGHDVGRRVGAEAARGQILLFIDADMVIPARELRPFVKAIHGGVDVALNDYSGPMAGREVHPVVLAKFSLNAMLGRSDLKGASLTAVPHAISRKAIESIGYSALEVPPLALAIAVLRGCKVKAVHAIQVGRINPIKYKNRRADPLTSLIARDHLEAVHRLILEQGPRGGYGDLGRRRDKVR, translated from the coding sequence ATGCTTAGGAAACGCAAGCTGGCACGCCGCTCTGCGCGGCAGATCCCATACTACAAACGGCCCAATTGGCGCGTGACAAATCATCCAAACCCAGCAGTGTCTATCATTGTTCCAGCGATGAACGAGAGAAATACAATAAAGGGCGTTCTCTATGAAGCTCACAGGGTTCATCCTCGCAGTGAAGTCATCGTCGTAGCTAACGGATCGACGGATGGAACAGAATCCTTGGCCAGGAGATGCGGCGCCCGCGTCATCGCGGTTGCGGAGCCGCTCGGACATGACGTTGGACGCCGTGTCGGCGCAGAGGCTGCAAGAGGACAAATATTGTTATTTATTGATGCCGATATGGTTATTCCCGCTAGGGAGCTTCGCCCCTTCGTCAAGGCGATACACGGGGGAGTGGACGTGGCTTTGAACGATTACTCGGGGCCCATGGCAGGGCGGGAAGTTCATCCCGTCGTGTTGGCTAAATTTTCGCTGAATGCCATGTTGGGCCGATCCGATTTGAAAGGAGCTTCCCTGACGGCGGTTCCTCATGCCATAAGCCGCAAGGCGATCGAATCCATAGGATATAGCGCGCTGGAGGTGCCGCCGCTGGCCCTGGCCATTGCGGTGCTTCGAGGATGCAAAGTAAAAGCCGTGCATGCCATTCAAGTCGGCAGAATAAATCCGATTAAATACAAAAACAGGAGAGCTGATCCGCTAACCAGCCTGATCGCTAGAGATCATTTGGAAGCTGTGCATCGACTCATTCTAGAACAAGGCCCGCGTGGGGGATATGGGGATCTCGGGCGCAGGCGAGACAAGGTGAGGTGA
- a CDS encoding GT-D fold domain-containing glycosyltransferase yields MHSRRARRRRRNWNRARRRTRTGKRAPSRNRSGLANGRLSVESSFAPSADPLEEDIAIPGKAAGCNYDEGYRQGYYEGGEAKVERQLPPFTLLPDLTIDDVIALGIQQVTASLVPVMSPTAVCAAVIRALEQRQPLSVIRLGDGEVLTLAHDMIISVEEAKLLGPFLPYAGVTLPDTAARRSLAESIRQANIVGIPVSRHPSFQGLLFPALNQHGISHRMLRMTFSTVNYALHEQGLLYRMLSGRQLLLIGNKAAGLADVLGSRGLEVTGIITPVKGVHDVQRIIEQAASIEFDLALVAAGVAAVMICTAIAQELGKVSFDIGHLADLLVSGGTFLLPGVEVNG; encoded by the coding sequence ATGCACAGCAGACGGGCAAGGCGCCGAAGGCGTAATTGGAACAGGGCAAGACGCCGCACAAGGACGGGGAAGCGAGCGCCGTCACGGAACCGGTCGGGACTGGCAAATGGACGGCTTTCTGTGGAATCCTCTTTTGCGCCTTCGGCCGATCCTCTCGAAGAGGATATAGCTATACCAGGGAAGGCCGCAGGCTGTAACTATGACGAAGGTTACCGGCAAGGTTATTATGAGGGTGGTGAAGCCAAGGTAGAACGCCAGCTCCCTCCTTTCACCTTGCTGCCGGATCTTACTATAGACGACGTAATTGCCTTGGGGATTCAGCAAGTAACAGCGTCGCTCGTTCCAGTCATGTCCCCCACGGCAGTATGCGCGGCAGTCATTCGTGCTCTGGAACAGCGGCAGCCGTTATCAGTCATACGTCTCGGCGACGGGGAAGTCCTCACCTTGGCACATGATATGATCATTTCCGTGGAAGAGGCCAAGCTTTTGGGGCCATTCCTGCCCTACGCGGGAGTAACACTTCCTGATACGGCTGCCCGCCGGTCATTGGCGGAATCCATCCGCCAAGCGAATATCGTTGGAATTCCCGTCTCTCGTCATCCTTCGTTCCAAGGGTTGTTATTTCCGGCCTTGAATCAGCACGGCATATCCCACCGTATGCTGAGAATGACTTTCTCTACGGTGAACTACGCCTTGCATGAACAAGGATTGCTATATCGAATGCTTTCCGGGCGGCAGCTGCTTCTTATCGGAAATAAGGCGGCCGGATTAGCGGACGTGCTAGGCAGCCGCGGTTTGGAAGTTACCGGAATCATCACTCCGGTTAAGGGAGTGCATGACGTGCAGCGGATTATAGAACAAGCCGCTTCGATTGAATTTGATCTTGCCTTGGTAGCAGCCGGGGTAGCCGCTGTTATGATTTGCACAGCCATCGCTCAAGAATTAGGCAAGGTGTCATTTGACATAGGGCATTTAGCAGATCTGCTGGTGAGCGGGGGGACCTTTTTGCTGCCGGGAGTGGAGGTGAATGGATGA
- a CDS encoding ABC transporter ATP-binding protein, with protein MMPILTSAAASDQQNRAAAIAAGVTGLRLKFPGEERFVFKDLTLHVEQGEKVLLLGPSGSGKSTLLQVLSGIIPSLVEVPMRCEERIQPPSWGFVFQDPDTQFCMPYVDEELAFVLENLAVPQNEMQERMGEVLEAVGLHLPELHVQIDTLSQGMKQRLALASVLLSNPQVLFLDEPSALLDPEGREQVWETVKKVSPDRTLIIVEHRIEEIAGFVDRIILFGPEGQLLGQGTPQEVFSTYQSELKEFGIWYPGVWEHYFLSPEGEALLEPILQDAPASSGATLKLLELSRFKGLRHGRPVIKIEQASVSPGDFIAITGPNGAGKSSLLLSLMGLLRSEGAYLLNGEPLDDRPFGQSARKGRWRRNKRDKRIEQAASHIGFVFQNPEFQFVAEQVAEEIAFSLRLEGLTEKLVAERVDAALLTFGLEGLNHRHPYQLSLGQKRRLSVAGAAVLNKPILLLDEPTFGQDAVNTFAILQVCEKLRRQGTSIIMVTHEEKIADIIATHHWEVREGTVVSQRRTERGERIRHLAQEEGNR; from the coding sequence ATGATGCCTATATTGACATCCGCCGCAGCAAGTGACCAGCAGAACCGGGCAGCGGCTATAGCAGCGGGCGTAACCGGGCTTCGGCTTAAGTTCCCGGGTGAGGAACGCTTCGTTTTTAAAGATCTTACTCTGCATGTAGAACAGGGGGAGAAGGTATTGCTGCTGGGCCCGAGCGGGAGCGGGAAATCTACCCTGCTGCAGGTGCTCTCAGGTATTATACCTTCGCTTGTCGAGGTGCCTATGCGCTGCGAAGAGCGGATACAGCCCCCATCCTGGGGATTCGTGTTTCAAGACCCGGATACCCAATTTTGCATGCCTTATGTGGATGAGGAGCTAGCCTTTGTTCTCGAAAATCTTGCCGTTCCGCAAAACGAGATGCAGGAACGAATGGGAGAGGTTCTCGAGGCGGTCGGCCTTCATTTGCCGGAGCTGCATGTCCAGATCGACACATTGTCCCAGGGGATGAAACAGCGGCTGGCTCTGGCCTCTGTGCTGCTCTCCAATCCCCAGGTGCTCTTTCTAGACGAGCCCTCTGCGCTGCTTGATCCGGAAGGCCGGGAACAGGTTTGGGAGACAGTCAAGAAGGTCTCCCCCGACCGGACGCTAATTATTGTCGAGCATCGGATCGAGGAAATTGCCGGTTTTGTCGACCGGATCATTCTCTTTGGCCCGGAAGGACAGCTGCTCGGACAGGGAACGCCGCAAGAGGTGTTCAGCACGTATCAATCCGAGCTGAAGGAGTTCGGTATTTGGTATCCCGGTGTATGGGAGCATTATTTCCTATCGCCGGAGGGAGAGGCGCTTCTTGAACCAATTCTCCAAGATGCGCCGGCATCCTCTGGAGCGACCTTAAAGCTGCTGGAGCTCTCCCGGTTCAAGGGCCTCAGGCACGGTAGACCGGTCATTAAGATCGAGCAGGCTTCCGTTTCACCAGGAGACTTCATTGCGATTACCGGGCCAAACGGAGCGGGAAAGAGCTCGCTGCTGCTGAGCCTGATGGGACTGCTCCGCTCGGAAGGAGCTTATTTACTAAATGGAGAGCCTTTGGATGACAGGCCGTTCGGCCAGAGCGCAAGGAAAGGCCGCTGGCGCAGGAACAAGCGAGATAAGCGTATAGAGCAGGCTGCATCCCATATCGGCTTTGTGTTCCAGAATCCAGAATTTCAATTCGTTGCTGAGCAGGTGGCAGAGGAAATCGCTTTTTCCTTGCGGCTCGAAGGATTAACGGAGAAGCTCGTAGCGGAGCGGGTCGACGCTGCTTTGTTGACCTTTGGATTAGAGGGGCTGAATCACCGCCATCCTTATCAGCTCTCCCTTGGGCAAAAGCGGAGATTAAGCGTGGCTGGCGCAGCGGTGTTGAATAAACCTATTCTGCTGCTGGACGAACCAACCTTTGGCCAGGATGCCGTAAATACCTTTGCGATTCTGCAGGTTTGCGAGAAGCTGCGCCGACAGGGAACCTCAATTATCATGGTGACGCATGAAGAGAAGATTGCCGATATCATTGCAACCCATCATTGGGAGGTCCGGGAAGGAACAGTCGTGTCCCAGCGGAGGACAGAGCGGGGAGAGCGGATAAGGCACCTTGCACAGGAAGAGGGGAACCGATGA
- a CDS encoding glycosyltransferase family A protein yields the protein MKSRMRWEELEEKAYRAGNAAAVSQTENPHSYEHMQTSYKEWYGEKFNETLPWRSVLAISNAYRRGYNKFAKQTVQGIPLPLYGKASAVVSACNEGSTIAAVIAELLRLPIQEIIVVLNGCKDGSFRSIESNERVTVVSYPERLGHDVARAIGASLASGDTVLFADGDIVLAAEDLAPFLVEVENGIDVVLNDISPYLPPFSKQDAVTHSKMFLNYMLGRPDLKANSLTAVPHALSRRALASLGATALIVPPKALALAIAQGLKIRAPRPVDVVRNNRLRSGNVGDGNEVSRLILGDHIEAFEAVMRLQGRRLNMTRLPRSELARKRNGR from the coding sequence ATGAAATCCAGAATGAGATGGGAAGAGCTTGAGGAGAAGGCCTATCGTGCCGGTAATGCCGCGGCTGTGTCGCAGACGGAAAACCCGCATTCGTATGAGCATATGCAGACTTCCTATAAGGAATGGTATGGGGAAAAATTCAATGAAACACTGCCTTGGCGCAGCGTGCTGGCCATTTCGAATGCATACCGCCGCGGGTACAACAAGTTCGCAAAGCAGACGGTACAGGGAATTCCGTTGCCGCTGTATGGTAAGGCGTCAGCGGTTGTTTCTGCCTGCAATGAGGGGAGCACGATCGCAGCCGTTATAGCTGAATTGCTTCGGCTGCCCATTCAGGAAATTATCGTCGTACTGAACGGGTGCAAGGACGGCAGCTTCCGTTCAATCGAAAGCAATGAGCGAGTAACGGTAGTAAGCTACCCCGAGAGGCTGGGGCATGACGTGGCTCGCGCTATCGGAGCCTCACTTGCTAGCGGCGATACCGTGTTGTTCGCGGACGGCGACATTGTCCTTGCTGCTGAGGACTTGGCTCCATTTCTAGTGGAAGTCGAAAATGGGATTGATGTGGTTCTGAATGACATTTCCCCCTACCTGCCGCCATTCTCCAAACAGGATGCTGTGACCCACAGCAAGATGTTTCTTAATTATATGCTGGGGCGCCCCGATTTGAAGGCAAATTCCTTGACGGCTGTTCCCCATGCTTTGTCCCGACGTGCCCTGGCTTCCCTTGGAGCCACAGCGCTAATCGTGCCGCCGAAGGCGCTGGCGCTGGCGATCGCGCAGGGATTGAAGATCCGGGCTCCACGCCCGGTGGATGTGGTGAGGAACAACCGGCTGCGCAGCGGCAATGTCGGGGACGGAAATGAAGTATCCCGGCTGATCCTTGGCGATCATATTGAAGCGTTTGAAGCGGTAATGCGCCTGCAGGGGCGCAGACTGAATATGACAAGGCTGCCGCGGAGCGAGCTGGCTAGAAAGAGGAATGGCAGATGA
- a CDS encoding energy-coupling factor transporter transmembrane component T — protein MKQFLTPRRTTWLHRANPAAKLGMIVLLFLLTLFTHSLDFIAYQAIAVFLVLFLMSGHPPWKIMLLLLPLLFVFVSSSITMILFGKGDTLWWKWGIIRISEESFYRGIHIGFKSVTFAAEGLLYVLTTSSVALFYALMQKVKLAPKYAYSFMASVRLLPMVWEEFLIRRSALQIRGVRHSRGIRGWIEQAKLYAVPLLSQSIRRAHRVAVAMESKSFHNSRRRTYYYTSEFTLYDLGLLLLLASAFAVAYSLANIYPLFGILDVRY, from the coding sequence ATGAAACAATTTCTAACGCCTCGGCGAACAACCTGGCTGCACCGTGCTAATCCTGCCGCCAAGCTGGGGATGATTGTGCTGCTGTTTCTATTGACCTTATTTACGCATAGCTTGGATTTTATTGCTTATCAGGCCATAGCTGTCTTTCTCGTTCTATTTCTGATGAGCGGGCATCCTCCATGGAAAATCATGCTGCTGCTTCTCCCTCTGCTGTTTGTATTTGTATCCTCCTCCATTACGATGATCCTCTTTGGCAAAGGGGATACGCTTTGGTGGAAATGGGGAATCATCCGCATATCAGAGGAAAGCTTCTATCGGGGAATTCATATCGGCTTCAAATCGGTTACTTTTGCCGCTGAGGGTTTGCTGTATGTACTAACGACCTCATCGGTCGCCTTGTTCTATGCCCTGATGCAGAAAGTTAAGCTTGCACCGAAATACGCCTATAGCTTCATGGCCTCGGTCCGGCTGCTGCCGATGGTATGGGAGGAGTTCCTGATCCGGCGCAGCGCTCTGCAGATTCGCGGGGTACGGCATAGCCGCGGCATCCGCGGCTGGATCGAGCAAGCCAAGCTGTATGCTGTGCCGCTGTTATCGCAAAGCATTCGCCGGGCTCACCGCGTAGCGGTAGCTATGGAATCCAAGTCGTTCCACAATAGCCGGCGCAGAACCTATTATTATACCTCTGAATTTACGTTATACGATCTGGGGCTGCTGCTTTTGCTGGCCTCTGCATTCGCAGTGGCTTACAGTCTGGCGAATATATATCCTTTGTTTGGAATTTTGGATGTACGATACTGA